A part of Fusarium oxysporum Fo47 chromosome III, complete sequence genomic DNA contains:
- a CDS encoding mitochondrial 54S ribosomal protein YmL38/YmL34 (predicted protein) produces the protein MIQLKTMLNCIDNSGAALVECVLVVGQKRHARIGDRVVVVVQEQRGSSSGGMAGISAANKVKRGDIRHAVVVRTRYPTQRRDGSVVKFDDNACVLLNKAGDPVGSRINGAVGAELKRKKWSKILSMAPMQA, from the exons ATGATTCAATTAAAG ACAATGCTTAACTGCATCGACAACTCGGGCGCTGCCCTTGTCGAATGCGTCTTGGTCGTCGGCCAAAAACGACATGCCCGAATCG GTGACCGtgttgtcgtcgtcgttcAGGAGCAGCGTGGTAGCTCCTCCGGTGGTATGGCCGGTATCTCTGCCGCCAACAAGGTCAAGCGAGGTGATATCCGTCACGCCGTCGTCGTCCGAACCCGATACCCTACACAACGCCGAGACGGCTCAGTCGTCAAGTTCGACGACAATGCTTGTGTGCTGCTGAACAAGGCTGGAGATCCCGTGGGATCACGTATCAACGGTGCTGTTGGCGCCGAGCTGAAGCGCAAGAAGTGGAGCAAGATTCTGTCAATGGCGCCTATGCAGGCATAA
- a CDS encoding uncharacterized protein (expressed protein), with translation MMDERRQGWKIVQVGVEGLLASAVFLSHFSVQILGFGCLCWVFWVWCLELGLGLCWVYNRRLAASHKFRGFTDEKLVIMQACN, from the coding sequence ATGATGGATGAAAGGCGACAGGGCTGGAAAATAGTTCAAGTGGGAGTGGAGGGGCTTCTGGCTTCCGCTGTCTTCTTGTCCCACTTTTCTGTGCAAATCCTTGGATTTGGTTGCTTGTGTTGGGTTTTTTGGGTTTGGTGCCTtgagcttgggcttgggctgtGTTGGGTTTATAATAGACGGTTGGCAGCCAGCCACAAATTCAGAGGCTTTACGGATGAGAAATTGGTGATTATGCAGGCTTGTAATTGA
- a CDS encoding FAD dependent oxidoreductase, producing MTSRTPASKNEPIVIVGAGVFGLSTALELKKRGYQHVAVLDRYLPPVIDGSSVDISRVIRVEYADPFYGKMATEALDGWTGQYSQHYHQSGFVMLTDASGNSFVEQSKESNKTLGGTLEEYENAHDIRKQFPAVQSRLDGKKAYFNKTGGWADAESSIQQLATECSLAGVSFITGARGRALSLRYNDKKITGVNVAEGDTIPAAQVIIATGAWSNRLLPISHASSGSGQPVGFIRLTPDEAERLKDMPVIINLSTGVFVFPPTPKTHILKIARHGYGWATEVEVKDPLGQTRMVSSPKRDGNNATTNYLPADALQALREGLQDLVPEVADREWLRTRLCWYSDTPEGDFIVDHHPVREGLFLATGGAGHAFKFLPVLGRYVVDCFENKAPKELRHKWRLRAPTGQDMVKQGDGSRGGPPLRKLTRAEQAKL from the exons ATGACTTCTAGAACGCCTGCATCAAAGAACGAGCCCATCGTCATCGTGGGTGCTGGTGTCTTTGGCCTTTCAACAGCCCTTGAACTCAAGAAGAGAGGTTATCAACATGTCGCAGTGCTCGATCGATATCTACCACCTGTGATAGACGGAAGCAGTGTTGATATTTCACGTGTGATTCGCGTGGAATATGCTGATCCTTTCTACGGCAAGATGGCGACTGAAGCCCTTGATGGTTGGACCGGTCAATATTCACAGCACTACCACCAGTCGGGCTTTGTGATGCTTACCGATGCTTCTGGAAACTCCTTTGTTGAGCAGAGTAAGGAGTCGAACAAGACTCTTGGTGGAACACTGGAGGAGTATGAGAATGCACACGATATTCGAAAACAATTCCCTGCTGTTCAGTCTCGGcttgatggcaagaaggCGTACTTCAACAAGACTGGTGGCTGGGCGGATGCAGAGTCTAGTATACAACAATTGGCTACCGAGTGCTCTCTTGCCGGTGTGTCGTTCATCACAGGTGCAAGAGGCAGGGCTTTATCTCTACGCTACAACGACAAGAAAATCACCGGCGTCAACGTCGCCGAAGGTGACACTATCCCTGCCGCACAAGTCATTATAGCCACTGGCGCGTGGTCAAACAGACTCCTCCCAATCAGCCACGCCTCATCAGGCTCTGGGCAGCCAGTCGGCTTCATCCGCCTCACCCCCGATGAAGCAGAGAGACTCAAAGACATGcccgtcatcatcaatctcagcaCAGGAGTTTTTGTCTTCCCACCTACACCAAAGACACATATTCTTAAGATTGCTCGTCACGGCTATGGATGGGCTACCGAAGTTGAAGTCAAAGATCCTCTCGGACAAACTCGAATGGTATCATCTCCCAAACGAGACGGAAATAACGCTACAACCAATTATTTACCTGCAGATGCACTGCAAGCTCTTCGTGAGGGTTTACAAGATCTCGTACCTGAGGTTGCGGATCGGGAGTGGTTGAGAACACGGCTTTGTTGGTACTCTGATACGCCTGAGGGAGACTTTATCGTGGATCACCATCCTGTTCGCGAGGGTCTTTTCCTCGCTACGGGTGGTGCTGGACA TGCTTTCAAATTTCTTCCTGTTCTCGGACGGTATGTTGTTGATTGTTTTGAGAATAAGGCTCCCAAGGAGCTTAGGCATAAGTGGAGGCTACGAGCCCCAACTGGGCAGGATATGGTGAAGCAGGGTGATGGTAGTCGAGGTGGTCCTCCTTTGAGGAAGTTGACGAGAGCTGAGCAGGCCAAGCTGTGA